One window of Triticum dicoccoides isolate Atlit2015 ecotype Zavitan chromosome 5A, WEW_v2.0, whole genome shotgun sequence genomic DNA carries:
- the LOC119296902 gene encoding uncharacterized protein LOC119296902, which translates to MALHLHRLPLLLLLLLLVLSTASATHSPETARTHHHHHRSPFGTATAHFHPVPAAAPSMHQNHLHADTQSLLATGDVDPVLSDAQPTDAAATPPPALVLPVPDLAEATPQPQEEGPAAATTTTTTSTLLPLPATVATTSSPPPPPAVSDAEQGLQQLARVLTSLGYNEMASEAPLLARAPPLARWPGAITVFAAPDAFLQASCPMCSRRHLLEQHIAMGYYPYSDLAAAATMKIPSASVGFCIKVATERGPFGIHYARIYADGVEVSHPELYNDGRYVVHGLHGFLRPLTHSCFDGPHHHHLTGRSAAASAATAASVVRIMIRDAMARLRDGGYGFMALAMRVKFAELEKYANLTLFALDDPAIFVGGGHDYVSAVRFHIVPNHRLTRADLQRLRPGTVLPTLAGEGQSLVVTHYATDSASSNSNDVRINYIPIKEPDVVVNSRIAVHGVYVPFPRLHLADLAASVAVASATDQRNDTCGTGGPFGSCASSASAITSPKRQVAHGE; encoded by the coding sequence ATGGCGCTCCATCTTCACCGcctacccctcctcctcctcctcctcctcctcgtgctaTCCACCGCCTCCGCCACCCACTCGCCGGAGACCGCgcgcacccaccaccaccaccaccgctcgCCCTTCGGCACCGCCACCGCCCACTTCCACCCCGTCCCTGCCGCCGCGCCCTCCATGCACCAAAACCACCTCCACGCCGACACCCAGTCTCTGCTCGCCACCGGCGACGTCGACCCCGTGCTCTCCGACGCGCAGCCAACGGACGCGGCGGCCACACCGCCTCCCGCGCTCGTCCTCCCGGTGCCGGATCTCGCCGAGGCGACGCCGCAGCCGCAGGAGGAGGGGCCCGCTgcagcgacgacaacgacgacgaccaGCACGCTTCTCCCGCTTCCTGCCACGGTGGCGACCACCTCGAGCCCGCCTCCGCCTCCCGCCGTGTCCGACGCCGAGCAGGGGCTGCAGCAGCTCGCGAGGGTGCTCACCTCCCTAGGGTACAACGAGATGGCGTCGGAGGCGCCGCTCCTTGCCCGCGCGCCGCCGCTCGCGAGGTGGCCTGGGGCCATCACCGTCTTCGCCGCCCCCGACGCCTTCCTCCAGGCGTCCTGCCCCATGTGCTCGCGCCGCCACCTCCTCGAGCAGCACATCGCCATGGGCTACTACCCCTActccgacctcgccgccgccgccaccatgaagATCCCCTCCGCCTCCGTCGGCTTCTGCATCAAGGTCGCCACAGAGCGGGGCCCCTTCGGCATCCACTACGCCAGGATCTACGCCGACGGCGTCGAGGTGTCCCACCCAGAGCTCTACAACGACGGCCGCTACGTCGTCCACGGCCTCCACGGCTTCCTGCGCCCGCTCACGCACTCCTGCTTCGAcggcccgcaccaccaccacctcacCGGCCGCTCCGCCGCAGCCtccgcggccaccgccgcctccgtggTGCGCATCATGATCCGCGACGCCATGGCGCGACTCCGCGACGGGGGCTACGGCTTCATGGCGCTGGCCATGCGCGTCAAGTTCGCCGAGCTCGAGAAGTACGCCAACCTGACGCTCTTCGCGCTCGACGACCCGGCCATCTTCGTCGGCGGAGGCCACGACTACGTCTCGGCGGTGCGCTTCCACATCGTCCCCAACCACCGCCTCACGCGCGCCGACCTCCAGCGCCTCCGCCCAGGCACGGTCCTCCCCACGCTGGCCGGCGAGGGCCAGAGCCTCGTGGTCACCCACTACGCCACCGACTCGGCCTCCTCCAACTCCAACGACGTCCGCATCAACTACATACCCATCAAGGAGCCCGACGTGGTGGTCAACTCGCGCATCGCCGTCCACGGCGTCTACGTGCCGTTCCCCCGCCTCCACCTCGCCGACCTCGCCGCCTCGGTCGCCGTCGCGTCCGCCACCGACCAGAGGAACGACACCTGCGGCACCGGGGGACCCTTCGGCAGCTGCGCCTCGTCAGCGTCGGCGATCACCTCTCCCAAGAGGCAAGTAGCTCATGGCGAGTGA